In Lathamus discolor isolate bLatDis1 chromosome 1, bLatDis1.hap1, whole genome shotgun sequence, the following are encoded in one genomic region:
- the ASCL1 gene encoding achaete-scute homolog 1, producing the protein MASGSPARMASGAGQPPFLQPACFFAAAVAAAAAASAAPPGPPPGAPPPPPPQLSPAGGQPSPGGKPSAPRAAKRQRSASPELMRCKRRLNFSGFGYSLPQQQPAAVARRNERERNRVKLVNLGFATLREHVPNGAANKKMSKVETLRSAVEYIRALQQLLDEHDAVSAAFQAGVLSPTISPSYSHDMNSMAGSPVSSYSSDEGSYDPLSPEEQELLDFTSWF; encoded by the coding sequence ATGGCCAGCGGCAGCCCCGCTAGGATGGCCAGCGGCGCCGGGCAGCCGCCCTTCCTTCAGCCGGCCTGCTTCTTCGCCGCGGCGgtggccgccgccgccgccgcctccgccgccccgccggggccgccgccgggggcaccgccgccgccgccgccgcagctGAGCCCGGCGGGCGGGCAGCCGTCGCCGGGCGGGAAGCCGTCGGCGCCGCGGGCCGCCAAGCGGCAGCGCTCGGCCTCGCCGGAGTTGATGCGCTGCAAGCGGCGGCTCAACTTCAGCGGGTTCGGGTACAGCCTGCCGCAGCAGCAGCCGGCGGCCGTGGCGCGGCGCAACGAGCGGGAGCGCAACCGCGTGAAGCTGGTGAACCTGGGCTTCGCCACCCTGCGGGAGCACGTCCCCAACGGCGCCGCCAACAAGAAGATGAGCAAAGTGGAGACGCTCCGCTCCGCCGTCGAGTACATCCGcgccctgcagcagctgctcgACGAGCACGACGCCGTCAGCGCCGCCTTCCAGGCCGGCGTCCTCTCGCCCACCATCTCGCCCAGCTACTCCCACGACATGAACTCCATGGCGGGCTCCCCCGTCTCCTCCTACTCCTCCGACGAGGGCTCCTACGACCCGCTCAGCCccgaggagcaggagctgctcgaCTTCACCAGCTGGTTCTGA